The following proteins are encoded in a genomic region of Bufo bufo chromosome 11, aBufBuf1.1, whole genome shotgun sequence:
- the LGALS3 gene encoding galectin-3 isoform X2, whose protein sequence is MSDGFSLDDALSGQGNANTQQSQNLNNPWGGQNPGQQYPGFPGPGQGQQYPGFPGPGQAQQFPGPGQGQGQPQQFPGPGQGQQYPGFPPGGQQYPGMPAGGQQYPGYPGFPGPGQSYPGAPTAGQTVPSAPSGPMKVPCEIPLPVGCTKGLMLNISGVPNGKRFVIDFKEGNDIALHFNPRFDENPNVIVRNTMTRGQWGKEERECPKFPFQKGQPFRLQILFEPEAFKVAVNNENICQYKHRLRNFSGIKSICISGDVTITDTSLTTV, encoded by the exons ATGTCTGACGGCTTTTCG CTCGATGATGCATTATCTGGTCAAGGAAATGCAAACACCCAGcaatctcaaaacctgaataacCCCTGGGGAGGTCAAAACCCTGGACAGCAGTACCCAGGATTCCCTGGACCAGGACAAGGCCAGCAGTATCCAGGATTCCCAGGACCAGGCCAAGCCCAGCAGTTCCCAGGACCAGGCCAAGGCCAAGGCCAACCCCAGCAGTTCCCAGGACCAGGCCAAGGCCAACAGTACCCAGGATTCCCACCTGGAGGTCAGCAATACCCAGGAATGCCTGCAG GTGGTCAGCAGTACCCAGGATATCCAGGTTTCCCAGGGCCAGGGCAGTCATACCCAGGGGCTCCAACTGCAGGACAAACAGTACCCTCAGCACCTTCTGGTCCAATG AAAGTACCATGTGAAATACCCTTGCCCGTGGGGTGCACAAAAGGACTTATGTTGAATATCAGTGGCGTACCGAACGGCAAAAG GTTTGTTATTGACTTTAAAGAAGGAAATGATATTGCTTTGCACTTCAATCCCCGTTTTGATGAAAACCCTAATGTCATTGTGCGCAATACAATGACTCGTGGTCAATGGGGAAAAGAGGAACGTGAATGTCCGAAGTTTCCGTTTCAGAAGGGACAACCATTCAGG CTTCAAATTCTCTTTGAGCCAGAAGCCTTTAAAGTGGCTGTGAACAACGAGAACATCTGCCAGTACAAGCACAGGCTGAGAAACTTCTCAGGGATTAAGAGTATATGCATTTCTGGTGACGTCACCATCACTGACACTTCCTTAACTACAGTGTAA
- the LGALS3 gene encoding galectin-3 isoform X3 → MSDGFSLDDALSGQGNANTQQSQNLNNPWGGQNPGQQYPGFPGPGQGQQYPGFPGPGQAQQFPGPGQGQGQQYPGFPPGGQQYPGMPAGGQQYPGMPAGGQQYPGYPGFPGPGQSYPGAPTAGQTVPSAPSGPMKVPCEIPLPVGCTKGLMLNISGVPNGKRFVIDFKEGNDIALHFNPRFDENPNVIVRNTMTRGQWGKEERECPKFPFQKGQPFRLQILFEPEAFKVAVNNENICQYKHRLRNFSGIKSICISGDVTITDTSLTTV, encoded by the exons ATGTCTGACGGCTTTTCG CTCGATGATGCATTATCTGGTCAAGGAAATGCAAACACCCAGcaatctcaaaacctgaataacCCCTGGGGAGGTCAAAACCCTGGACAGCAGTACCCAGGATTCCCTGGACCAGGACAAGGCCAGCAGTATCCAGGATTCCCAGGACCAGGCCAAGCCCAGCAGTTCCCAGGACCAGGCCAAG GCCAAGGCCAACAGTACCCAGGATTCCCACCTGGAGGTCAGCAATACCCAGGAATGCCTGCAGGTGGCCAGCAGTACCCAGGAATGCCTGCAGGTGGTCAGCAGTACCCAGGATATCCAGGTTTCCCAGGGCCAGGGCAGTCATACCCAGGGGCTCCAACTGCAGGACAAACAGTACCCTCAGCACCTTCTGGTCCAATG AAAGTACCATGTGAAATACCCTTGCCCGTGGGGTGCACAAAAGGACTTATGTTGAATATCAGTGGCGTACCGAACGGCAAAAG GTTTGTTATTGACTTTAAAGAAGGAAATGATATTGCTTTGCACTTCAATCCCCGTTTTGATGAAAACCCTAATGTCATTGTGCGCAATACAATGACTCGTGGTCAATGGGGAAAAGAGGAACGTGAATGTCCGAAGTTTCCGTTTCAGAAGGGACAACCATTCAGG CTTCAAATTCTCTTTGAGCCAGAAGCCTTTAAAGTGGCTGTGAACAACGAGAACATCTGCCAGTACAAGCACAGGCTGAGAAACTTCTCAGGGATTAAGAGTATATGCATTTCTGGTGACGTCACCATCACTGACACTTCCTTAACTACAGTGTAA
- the LGALS3 gene encoding galectin-3 isoform X4 has product MSDGFSLDDALSGQGNANTQQSQNLNNPWGGQNPGQQYPGFPGPGQGQQYPGFPGPGQAQQFPGPGQGQGQQYPGFPPGGQQYPGMPAGGQQYPGYPGFPGPGQSYPGAPTAGQTVPSAPSGPMKVPCEIPLPVGCTKGLMLNISGVPNGKRFVIDFKEGNDIALHFNPRFDENPNVIVRNTMTRGQWGKEERECPKFPFQKGQPFRLQILFEPEAFKVAVNNENICQYKHRLRNFSGIKSICISGDVTITDTSLTTV; this is encoded by the exons ATGTCTGACGGCTTTTCG CTCGATGATGCATTATCTGGTCAAGGAAATGCAAACACCCAGcaatctcaaaacctgaataacCCCTGGGGAGGTCAAAACCCTGGACAGCAGTACCCAGGATTCCCTGGACCAGGACAAGGCCAGCAGTATCCAGGATTCCCAGGACCAGGCCAAGCCCAGCAGTTCCCAGGACCAGGCCAAG GCCAAGGCCAACAGTACCCAGGATTCCCACCTGGAGGTCAGCAATACCCAGGAATGCCTGCAG GTGGTCAGCAGTACCCAGGATATCCAGGTTTCCCAGGGCCAGGGCAGTCATACCCAGGGGCTCCAACTGCAGGACAAACAGTACCCTCAGCACCTTCTGGTCCAATG AAAGTACCATGTGAAATACCCTTGCCCGTGGGGTGCACAAAAGGACTTATGTTGAATATCAGTGGCGTACCGAACGGCAAAAG GTTTGTTATTGACTTTAAAGAAGGAAATGATATTGCTTTGCACTTCAATCCCCGTTTTGATGAAAACCCTAATGTCATTGTGCGCAATACAATGACTCGTGGTCAATGGGGAAAAGAGGAACGTGAATGTCCGAAGTTTCCGTTTCAGAAGGGACAACCATTCAGG CTTCAAATTCTCTTTGAGCCAGAAGCCTTTAAAGTGGCTGTGAACAACGAGAACATCTGCCAGTACAAGCACAGGCTGAGAAACTTCTCAGGGATTAAGAGTATATGCATTTCTGGTGACGTCACCATCACTGACACTTCCTTAACTACAGTGTAA
- the LGALS3 gene encoding galectin-3 isoform X1, translating to MSDGFSLDDALSGQGNANTQQSQNLNNPWGGQNPGQQYPGFPGPGQGQQYPGFPGPGQAQQFPGPGQGQGQPQQFPGPGQGQQYPGFPPGGQQYPGMPAGGQQYPGMPAGGQQYPGYPGFPGPGQSYPGAPTAGQTVPSAPSGPMKVPCEIPLPVGCTKGLMLNISGVPNGKRFVIDFKEGNDIALHFNPRFDENPNVIVRNTMTRGQWGKEERECPKFPFQKGQPFRLQILFEPEAFKVAVNNENICQYKHRLRNFSGIKSICISGDVTITDTSLTTV from the exons ATGTCTGACGGCTTTTCG CTCGATGATGCATTATCTGGTCAAGGAAATGCAAACACCCAGcaatctcaaaacctgaataacCCCTGGGGAGGTCAAAACCCTGGACAGCAGTACCCAGGATTCCCTGGACCAGGACAAGGCCAGCAGTATCCAGGATTCCCAGGACCAGGCCAAGCCCAGCAGTTCCCAGGACCAGGCCAAGGCCAAGGCCAACCCCAGCAGTTCCCAGGACCAGGCCAAGGCCAACAGTACCCAGGATTCCCACCTGGAGGTCAGCAATACCCAGGAATGCCTGCAGGTGGCCAGCAGTACCCAGGAATGCCTGCAGGTGGTCAGCAGTACCCAGGATATCCAGGTTTCCCAGGGCCAGGGCAGTCATACCCAGGGGCTCCAACTGCAGGACAAACAGTACCCTCAGCACCTTCTGGTCCAATG AAAGTACCATGTGAAATACCCTTGCCCGTGGGGTGCACAAAAGGACTTATGTTGAATATCAGTGGCGTACCGAACGGCAAAAG GTTTGTTATTGACTTTAAAGAAGGAAATGATATTGCTTTGCACTTCAATCCCCGTTTTGATGAAAACCCTAATGTCATTGTGCGCAATACAATGACTCGTGGTCAATGGGGAAAAGAGGAACGTGAATGTCCGAAGTTTCCGTTTCAGAAGGGACAACCATTCAGG CTTCAAATTCTCTTTGAGCCAGAAGCCTTTAAAGTGGCTGTGAACAACGAGAACATCTGCCAGTACAAGCACAGGCTGAGAAACTTCTCAGGGATTAAGAGTATATGCATTTCTGGTGACGTCACCATCACTGACACTTCCTTAACTACAGTGTAA